The segment TGCTGCAATGCAGCGGCTGGCCGAAGAGCGTTTCGAAAGAGCGCCTGGGCGAGTTCGCGTCGCAACTGCCGCAACGCTACGCGATGGAGTTTGCGCTCTACCAGCCTGACATCATCACCTTTCAAGAAGGCCCGGCGGAAAGCGTCGTCAAAGAAATCGCGAAATTGATGAAGATGAATTATGTGTTTTTCCCAAGCGGCGAACACTGGCCGGGCGCTCTGATGACCCGCTTCGAGATTGTCTCGGCGCAGAACTGTCCGGTGTTGAGCGGCGAGCGCCCCAAAAAATTATTCACCCGTCATTGGGGAAAAGCGAACCTGCGCAATCCAGAAACGAATGAGGATTACATCGTCCACAGTGCGCACCTGCACCCCAGCAGTAAGGACATTCGTTACGACGAAGTCACTGCGATGTTAGAGTCAATGCGAGAGGAGATCGCCTCCAACGCGAACTTTATCTTACAGGGCGATCTCAACCATGAACCCGACATGCCGTCATATCGCCGCTGGATAAAAGCCGGGCTGATTGATAGTTATGCGAAGGCGGGGGCGGGCGAAGCGCTGACGTTTAAGGCCGACTCGCCCTATTGCCGCATTGATTATGTGTGGTCGAATGCGACGTTGGCCAAGCGGCTGAAATCGGCGCGCGCATTGCATGAAGGCGCGTTTCGGCAGCACGCCAAAGACCCGGTCTCGTTCGCGCTCAGCGACCATGTGCCCGTGTTGGCGGAGTTCAAGTAACAATAGTCATGATAGCATGATGTGAAACGGGGCTGGTCGAATTGACCAGCCCCGTTGTTTTGCGGTGCATTCAATTTGTTCTAATACAATGACCACGCCTCAACCGAGGTTAGCAGCACAAAACGCATTCCCAGATACACCGAACGGCGCGCATCGGGATAATCAATCGCGTCGTCAATGATGAAATCGAGGCGTTCGCCTTGTCCGATGGTAAATTCGCCGAGTGAAATTTCATAATCGTTATAGCCCGGCGTGGTTTTAAATTCGCCGTCGTTCGGATGCCAGGTTTGCAGGTCGCCGCCTTCAAGCCCAAACAGGATGGGGTTGGGTTCGTCAATATTTTGTTGCTCATCCGACGCAGCCGTATCGCCAATATTGAAGAACGCATCATAGGTTCCGGCTTGCGTAAAGATGATGGAGGTACGCAACGCCAGCGCATCGTTGCCGTTTTCGGGGAACGATTCGAGAATGGGGCCGTAGGGGCCGAGACCCTCGCGAATGTTCCATTTGCCCGAACCGTCCTCGCGATCTTGTACGGTGAGCCAGTCTTCGGTATTCAAACAGATGTCGGTCGGCAGGGTGCGGTAGCGGTTGCCCGACAGGTCGGTCGCCCATTCTGCGGCGCCGGGGCTAATCTGAATTTCGGGAAACGCGCCGGGGTTGATCTTTTCAAGACGCAATCCCATATACACCGAACGGCGCGCATCGGGGTATTCAATTGCGTCGTCAATGATGAAGTCGACCTGTTCGCTCGCCTCGACGCTGAGCACGGCGACGGGGATTTCATAATCGTTATAGCCCGGCGTACTTTTGAACGTCCCTTCATCCGGCATGTAAGTGGCGAGCGGCCCGCCTTCAAGCCCAAATAGGATGGGGTTCGGTTCGCCGCAATTTTGCGACGGCGTGGAACCAGCGGTATCGCCCATATTCAAATATACATTGTAGGCGCCGTCAGCGGCGAAGATGACCGACGTCCGAAGCGGGACGCCGTCGTTGCCGTTTGATGGGAACGACTCAAGGATGGGGCCGTAGGAGCCAAGGCCTTCGCGAATGTTCCATTTGCCGGAACCGTCTTCGCGGGTTTGGACGGTGAGCCAGTCTTCCTGATTGGGATACGCCGCCGCATCCGCCGGGCCGGTACGAAACTGATTGCCGCTGACGTCTGATGTGAACTCAAGCGCGCCGGGGCTGACTTGGATTTCA is part of the Candidatus Hinthialibacter antarcticus genome and harbors:
- a CDS encoding endonuclease/exonuclease/phosphatase family protein produces the protein MKRRTWMQTAMLGGAGFLLKPAFAETGGLRTITYNVLQCSGWPKSVSKERLGEFASQLPQRYAMEFALYQPDIITFQEGPAESVVKEIAKLMKMNYVFFPSGEHWPGALMTRFEIVSAQNCPVLSGERPKKLFTRHWGKANLRNPETNEDYIVHSAHLHPSSKDIRYDEVTAMLESMREEIASNANFILQGDLNHEPDMPSYRRWIKAGLIDSYAKAGAGEALTFKADSPYCRIDYVWSNATLAKRLKSARALHEGAFRQHAKDPVSFALSDHVPVLAEFK